The genomic DNA GAGTTCCGCTCCAAGGTGGAAAGCCCCGCCTGGAAGAAAATATGGGACACCGCCCACGCGCTGTGCTCCTTCCTGCCCGCCCTGCTCCTGGGCGTGGCCTTCGGAAACATCTTCCAGGGCATCCCGCTCGACGAGACCGGGTTCTCCCAGGCCGGCCTGCTCGGCCTGCTCAACCCCTACGGTATCTCGGGCGGCATCCTGTTCGTGACCATCTTCATGATGCACGGGGCGTTGTGGCTGTGCATCCGGACCACCGGCGAGCTCAAGCAGCGCGCTGAAAACATGGCCACCAAGCTGTGGCCCGGCGTGGTCATCCTGACCGTCCTGTTCCTGGCCTACACCGCCGTGTCCACGCAGTTGTTCAGCAACTATATGGTCTACCCGGTGCTCTTCGTCATCCTGCTGCTCCCCGTGGCCGGACTGGTGCTCATGCGCACCTACCTCGGCGCGGGCCGATACTGGATGGCCTGGGCCTCCAGTTGCCTGTACATCGGCGGCACGGCCCTGTTCGGCGTGATCGGCATCTTCCCGGCCATCATCCCGTCCAACCCCAATCCGGCCAACAGCCTGACCATCATGAATTCCGCGTCCAGCCCCCTGACGCTCCAAATCATGCTCGGCGTGGCCGTTGTCTTCGTGCCCCTCGTCATCGGCTACCAGTTCTGGGTCTACAAGCACTTCGCCACGGCCATGACCGAGGACGACCTGCACTACTAGGAAGCACCCCTTCCCCGACCGAAAGACCGCCCGGTCCGGCAACCCGCCGGACCGGGCTTTTTCGCGTCCGCCTCCGGCCCCTCTTCCGCGAACTCATTCATCTTGAAAACGGATAGGGAAGCCGCCTTCGGCGGAATGGACGGAAGACTTCGCCTCCGGCGGCCAAAGGGGCGAGCCCCCTTTGGAAACCCTCTGTCGCCGTCGGCGAAGGACTTCCTCCAACCAAAGCCGCAGGGGCTCGGCTTTTCGCTTCTCTTCCCAAGCGGTGGAAACCTTCTCGCGTTTTTTAGCCTCTTTTTGTTTTGTCAAGATTGACATTTTGTTTATTTTTGTCGAAAATGTTTTATCTAGATCAACACAAAGGGTTTTCACATGGCTTCTTGTCTCTATGCGGACCTTCCGGCCGGAAGTTGGGTCAGGTCGGTGGCCCGGCCGGATTTCGGTTCCCGCCGGATTCCCGTCGCCCGCCGAGGAATATCTGGAAAAACGGCTGGACCTGAACGAACACCTGGTGGCGCGGCCGGAGGCGACCTACTTCGTGCGCGTTTCCGGCGACTCCATGATCGGCGCGGGCATCCACCACGGCGACCTCCTGGTGGTGGACCGCTCGGTGGACCCCAGAACCGGCAACGTAATCATAGCCCTCGTTGACGGCGAATTCACGGTGAAACAACTGCGTCGGACGCCGCTGGGCCTGGAGCTTGCCCCGGAGAACCCGGAATACACGGCCATTCCCCTCACCGACGACACGGACTTCCTCGTGTGGGGCGTGGTCCTCCATGTGGTGCACAAGGTATAACAACCATCAGAGGAAGAGCCCGCAGCCGGACTGTCCCGGTTTCGCGGCAAAGACCGGCGGGGAGGGCGGCAGCGCCACCGCAAACCCAAAAAACCAAAGGCCGGGACATTTCATGCCCAAAAGCTACGCCCTGATCGACTGCAACAATTTCTACGCGTCCTGCGAGCGGGCGTTCCGGCCGGAGATGGCTGAACGGCCCGTGGTGGTTCTGCCAAACAACGACGGCTGCGTGATCGCGCGGTCAGGAGAGGCGAAAGCCCTGGGCATCGCCATGGGCACGCCGTACTTCAAGTGCCGGAGAATGCTCGAACGGAACGGAGTGGCGGTGTTTTCCTCCAACTACGCGCTGTACGGCGACATGTCGGCGCGGGTGATGCGAATTCTGTCGCGGTTCTGCCCGGAAGTGGAGGTCTATTCCATCGATGAGGCGTTCTACGACCTGACCGGCGTGCCGGGCGGGGCAACGACGTATGCGCGCCGGTTGCGGGCCACGGTGCTGGCCTGGACCGGCATCCCGGTTTCCGTGGGCATTGCCCGGACAAA from Pseudodesulfovibrio thermohalotolerans includes the following:
- a CDS encoding LexA family protein, translated to MRTFRPEVGSGRWPGRISVPAGFPSPAEEYLEKRLDLNEHLVARPEATYFVRVSGDSMIGAGIHHGDLLVVDRSVDPRTGNVIIALVDGEFTVKQLRRTPLGLELAPENPEYTAIPLTDDTDFLVWGVVLHVVHKV
- the cydB gene encoding cytochrome d ubiquinol oxidase subunit II; the protein is METLMETGSLHYYLAMIWFILWGVLWAVYFILDGFDLGVGTLMPFLARTETEKRAILNSTGPFWDGNEVWLIAAGGVTFAAFPYAYAQMFSGLYLALMLLLFTLIVRGVSFEFRSKVESPAWKKIWDTAHALCSFLPALLLGVAFGNIFQGIPLDETGFSQAGLLGLLNPYGISGGILFVTIFMMHGALWLCIRTTGELKQRAENMATKLWPGVVILTVLFLAYTAVSTQLFSNYMVYPVLFVILLLPVAGLVLMRTYLGAGRYWMAWASSCLYIGGTALFGVIGIFPAIIPSNPNPANSLTIMNSASSPLTLQIMLGVAVVFVPLVIGYQFWVYKHFATAMTEDDLHY
- a CDS encoding Y-family DNA polymerase, whose translation is MPKSYALIDCNNFYASCERAFRPEMAERPVVVLPNNDGCVIARSGEAKALGIAMGTPYFKCRRMLERNGVAVFSSNYALYGDMSARVMRILSRFCPEVEVYSIDEAFYDLTGVPGGATTYARRLRATVLAWTGIPVSVGIARTKTLAKLANRFAKEQARSRGVFDLDASPAPDRVFGWTDIGDVWGIGPRHAKRLRAMGVDNALKFRDLKRDWGQKKRG